A window of the Chrysemys picta bellii isolate R12L10 chromosome 24, ASM1138683v2, whole genome shotgun sequence genome harbors these coding sequences:
- the NT5C3B gene encoding 7-methylguanosine phosphate-specific 5'-nucleotidase isoform X2, which translates to MVPELEKATVHMKNPEHVQRVISALRKEGTDKLQVISDFDMTLSRFGFNGRRCPTSHNILDNSRVISEEGRKKLKDLLHYYYPIEIDPNRTMEEKRPLMVEWWTRAHDVLLQQKILKSDIAKIVRESEVMLRDGVNTFFDQLHQHNIPLFIFSAGVGDVLEEVLRQAEVFYPNINVVSNYMDFDDKGVLRQFKGPLIHTYNKNNAVLEKTEHFQLLSSSANVILLGDSMGDLSMADGVANVENILTIGFLNDKVDERRGKYRDAYDIVLEKDETLDVVNGILCYILGDLN; encoded by the exons ATG GTTCCTGAACTGGAGAAGGCGACGGTCCACATGAAGAATCCCGAGCACGTGCAGCGCGTAATCTCGGCGCTCAGGAAAGAGGGAACAGACAAACTACAG GTCATTTCGGACTTCGACATGACTCTCAGCAGGTTTGGATTTAACGGGCGACGATGCCCCACGTCGCACA ATATCCTAGATAACAGCCGAGTCATTAGCGAAGAAGGCAGGAAAAAG TTAAAAGATCTACTGCACTATTACTATCCAATTGAAATTGACCCCAACCGGACCATGGAAGAAAAACGTCCCCTCATGGTGGAATG GTGGACCAGAGCCCACGACGTCTTGTTGCAACAGAAGATTTTGAAAAGTGACATAGCCAAGATCGTCAGAGAATCCGAGGTGATGCTCag GGACGGAGTCAACACCTTCTTTGACCAACTCCACCAGCACAACATCCCCCTGTTCATCTTCTCGGCCGGCGTGGGCGACGTCCTGGAGGAGGTCCTCCGGCAGGCCGAGGTGTTCTACCCAAACATCAACGTGGTGTCCAACTACATGGACTTCGATGACAAG GGCGTCCTGAgacaatttaaagggccgctgATCCACACCTACAACAAGAACAACGCAGTCCTGGAGAAGACGGAACATTTCCAGCTGCTGAGCAGCAGCGCCAACGTCATCCTGCTGGGGGACTCCATGGGAGACCTGAGCATGGCGGACGGGGTCGCCAACGTGGAGAACATCCTCACAATCGGATTCCTGAACGACAAG GTGGACGAGCGACGAGGAAAGTACCGGGATGCCTATGACATCGTGCTGGAGAAGGACGAGACTCTGGATGTGGTCAACGGGatcctttgttacatccttggAGACCTGAACTGA
- the NT5C3B gene encoding 7-methylguanosine phosphate-specific 5'-nucleotidase isoform X1, producing the protein MGSLWVSTWAARATAERGPTIKAVPELEKATVHMKNPEHVQRVISALRKEGTDKLQVISDFDMTLSRFGFNGRRCPTSHNILDNSRVISEEGRKKLKDLLHYYYPIEIDPNRTMEEKRPLMVEWWTRAHDVLLQQKILKSDIAKIVRESEVMLRDGVNTFFDQLHQHNIPLFIFSAGVGDVLEEVLRQAEVFYPNINVVSNYMDFDDKGVLRQFKGPLIHTYNKNNAVLEKTEHFQLLSSSANVILLGDSMGDLSMADGVANVENILTIGFLNDKVDERRGKYRDAYDIVLEKDETLDVVNGILCYILGDLN; encoded by the exons ATGGGAAGCCTCTGGGTGTCTACATGGGCTGCCCGGGCCACTGCTGAGCGAGGGCCAACAATCAAAGCA GTTCCTGAACTGGAGAAGGCGACGGTCCACATGAAGAATCCCGAGCACGTGCAGCGCGTAATCTCGGCGCTCAGGAAAGAGGGAACAGACAAACTACAG GTCATTTCGGACTTCGACATGACTCTCAGCAGGTTTGGATTTAACGGGCGACGATGCCCCACGTCGCACA ATATCCTAGATAACAGCCGAGTCATTAGCGAAGAAGGCAGGAAAAAG TTAAAAGATCTACTGCACTATTACTATCCAATTGAAATTGACCCCAACCGGACCATGGAAGAAAAACGTCCCCTCATGGTGGAATG GTGGACCAGAGCCCACGACGTCTTGTTGCAACAGAAGATTTTGAAAAGTGACATAGCCAAGATCGTCAGAGAATCCGAGGTGATGCTCag GGACGGAGTCAACACCTTCTTTGACCAACTCCACCAGCACAACATCCCCCTGTTCATCTTCTCGGCCGGCGTGGGCGACGTCCTGGAGGAGGTCCTCCGGCAGGCCGAGGTGTTCTACCCAAACATCAACGTGGTGTCCAACTACATGGACTTCGATGACAAG GGCGTCCTGAgacaatttaaagggccgctgATCCACACCTACAACAAGAACAACGCAGTCCTGGAGAAGACGGAACATTTCCAGCTGCTGAGCAGCAGCGCCAACGTCATCCTGCTGGGGGACTCCATGGGAGACCTGAGCATGGCGGACGGGGTCGCCAACGTGGAGAACATCCTCACAATCGGATTCCTGAACGACAAG GTGGACGAGCGACGAGGAAAGTACCGGGATGCCTATGACATCGTGCTGGAGAAGGACGAGACTCTGGATGTGGTCAACGGGatcctttgttacatccttggAGACCTGAACTGA
- the FKBP10 gene encoding peptidyl-prolyl cis-trans isomerase FKBP10 isoform X1 — translation MALAILLFCLLAAPGRGDPGPLEDVVIDRYYIPKICSREVQMGDFIRYHYNGTFKDGKKFDSSYDRGATVAGVVGVGRLITGMDRGLQGMCVNERRHLIVPPHLGYGSIGVAGMIPPDTTLYFDVIMLDIWNKEDKLQITTLHKPERCNRTVENSDFVRYHYNGTLLDGTHFDSSYSKDSTYDTYVGTGWLIKGMDGGLLGMCAGEKRRIIIPPFLAYGEKGYGTVIPPQASLVFDVLLVDLHNPKDGISLEHLEVPASCKRKAVTGDFVRYHYNGTLMDGTLFDSSYSRNHTYDTYIGKGYVIPGMDQGLQGVCFGEKRRIVVPPHLGYGENGAGNKIPGSAVLIFDIHVIDFHNPLDAVEIETLSRPEGCNVTTQDRDYVRYHYNCSLLDGTKLFSSHDYNHPQEATLGTSKVIDGLNTGLLNMCVGEKRVIVIPPHLGHGENGARGVPGSAVLRFEVELLSREEGVPEGYLFIWHGDPPANLYEDMDLNKDGEIPPEEFSTFIKAQLTEGKGRLMPSSDPETVIADMFQNQDRNQDGKITAEELKLKSDEDQERIHEEL, via the exons ATGGCCCTGGCTATTCTCCTCTTCTGTCTGCTGGCGGCCCCCGGCCGGGGGGACCCCGGCCCCCTGGAAGACGTGGTGATCGACAGATACTACATCCCGAAAATCTGCTCACGGGAAGTCCAGATGGGCGATTTCATCCGCTACCACTACAACGGGACCTTCAAAGATGGCAAAAAGTTTGACTCCAG CTACGACAGAGGCGCCACGGTGGCGGGCGTGGTGGGAGTCGGCCGGCTGATCACCGGCATGGACCGAGGCCTGCAGGGCATGTGCGTCAACGAGCGGCGTCACCTGATTGTCCCGCCCCACCTGGGCTACGGCAGCATCGGCGTCG CTGGCATGATCCCCCCCGACACCACCTTGTATTTTGACGTCATCATGCTGGACATCTGGAACAAAGAGGACAAGCTGCAGATCACCACCTTGCACAAGCCAGAGCGCTGCAACCGCACTGTGGAGAACTCGGACTTCGTCCGGTACCACTACAACGGCACGCTGCTGGACGGCACCCACTTCGACTCCAG CTACAGCAAGGACAGCACGTACGACACCTACGTGGGCACAGGCTGGCTGATCAAAGGCATGGACGGGGGCCTGCTGGGGATGTGCgctggggagaagaggagaatcATCATCCCTCCCTTCCTGGCCTACGGGGAGAAGGGCTATG GCACGGTGATCCCGCCCCAGGCCTCCCTGGTGTTCGATGTGCTGCTGGTGGACCTGCACAACCCCAAAGATGGCATCTCCCTGGAGCACCTGGAGGTGCCGGCGTCCTGCAAGCGCAAGGCTGTGACTGGCGACTTCGTCCGCTATCActacaatgggaccctgatggACGGGACGCTCTTTGACTCCAG TTACTCCCGCAATCACACCTACGACACCTACATCGGGAAGGGCTACGTCATCCCCGGCATGGACCAGGGCCTGCAGGGCGTCTGCTTCGGAGAAAAGAGAAGGATCGTCGTCCCGCCGCACTTGGGCTACGGGGAGAACGGAGCCG GCAACAAGATCCCCGGCTCAGCCGTGCTTATCTTCGACATCCACGTCATTGACTTCCACAACCCCCTGGATGCGGTGGAAATCGAGACCCTCTCCCGGCCCGAGGGCTGCAACGTCACCACCCAGGATCGCGACTACGTCCGCTACCACTACAACTGCTCGCTGCTGGATGGCACCAAGCTCTTCTCCTC CCACGACTACAACCACCCGCAGGAGGCGACGCTGGGGACCAGCAAAGTGATCGACGGCCTGAACACCGGCCTGCTGAACATGTGCGTGGGGGAGAAACGGGTGATCGTCATCCCCCCGCACCTGGGGCACGGAGAGAAcggag CCCGGGGCGTGCCAGGCAGTGCTGTGCTCCGGTTCGAGGTGGAGCTGCTCTCCAGGGAGGAAGGAGTCCCAGAAGGCTACCTGTTTATCTGGCACGGGGACCCACCCGCAAACCTGTACGAGGACATGGACCTGAACAAGGATGGCGAGATCCCCCCCGAAGAG ttcTCCACTTTCATCAAGGCCCAGCTCACCGAGGGGAAGGGACGGCTCATGCCCAGCTCCGACCCGGAGACCGTCATCGCCGACATGTTTCAGAACCAGGACCGGAACCAGGATGGGAAAATCACCGCGGAGGAGCTGAAGCTGAAATCGGATGAAGATCAGGAGAGAATCCACGAGGAGCTCTGA
- the FKBP10 gene encoding peptidyl-prolyl cis-trans isomerase FKBP10 isoform X2, protein MALAILLFCLLAAPGRGDPGPLEDVVIDRYYIPKICSREVQMGDFIRYHYNGTFKDGKKFDSSYDRGATVAGVVGVGRLITGMDRGLQGMCVNERRHLIVPPHLGYGSIGVAGMIPPDTTLYFDVIMLDIWNKEDKLQITTLHKPERCNRTVENSDFVRYHYNGTLLDGTHFDSSKDSTYDTYVGTGWLIKGMDGGLLGMCAGEKRRIIIPPFLAYGEKGYGTVIPPQASLVFDVLLVDLHNPKDGISLEHLEVPASCKRKAVTGDFVRYHYNGTLMDGTLFDSSYSRNHTYDTYIGKGYVIPGMDQGLQGVCFGEKRRIVVPPHLGYGENGAGNKIPGSAVLIFDIHVIDFHNPLDAVEIETLSRPEGCNVTTQDRDYVRYHYNCSLLDGTKLFSSHDYNHPQEATLGTSKVIDGLNTGLLNMCVGEKRVIVIPPHLGHGENGARGVPGSAVLRFEVELLSREEGVPEGYLFIWHGDPPANLYEDMDLNKDGEIPPEEFSTFIKAQLTEGKGRLMPSSDPETVIADMFQNQDRNQDGKITAEELKLKSDEDQERIHEEL, encoded by the exons ATGGCCCTGGCTATTCTCCTCTTCTGTCTGCTGGCGGCCCCCGGCCGGGGGGACCCCGGCCCCCTGGAAGACGTGGTGATCGACAGATACTACATCCCGAAAATCTGCTCACGGGAAGTCCAGATGGGCGATTTCATCCGCTACCACTACAACGGGACCTTCAAAGATGGCAAAAAGTTTGACTCCAG CTACGACAGAGGCGCCACGGTGGCGGGCGTGGTGGGAGTCGGCCGGCTGATCACCGGCATGGACCGAGGCCTGCAGGGCATGTGCGTCAACGAGCGGCGTCACCTGATTGTCCCGCCCCACCTGGGCTACGGCAGCATCGGCGTCG CTGGCATGATCCCCCCCGACACCACCTTGTATTTTGACGTCATCATGCTGGACATCTGGAACAAAGAGGACAAGCTGCAGATCACCACCTTGCACAAGCCAGAGCGCTGCAACCGCACTGTGGAGAACTCGGACTTCGTCCGGTACCACTACAACGGCACGCTGCTGGACGGCACCCACTTCGACTCCAG CAAGGACAGCACGTACGACACCTACGTGGGCACAGGCTGGCTGATCAAAGGCATGGACGGGGGCCTGCTGGGGATGTGCgctggggagaagaggagaatcATCATCCCTCCCTTCCTGGCCTACGGGGAGAAGGGCTATG GCACGGTGATCCCGCCCCAGGCCTCCCTGGTGTTCGATGTGCTGCTGGTGGACCTGCACAACCCCAAAGATGGCATCTCCCTGGAGCACCTGGAGGTGCCGGCGTCCTGCAAGCGCAAGGCTGTGACTGGCGACTTCGTCCGCTATCActacaatgggaccctgatggACGGGACGCTCTTTGACTCCAG TTACTCCCGCAATCACACCTACGACACCTACATCGGGAAGGGCTACGTCATCCCCGGCATGGACCAGGGCCTGCAGGGCGTCTGCTTCGGAGAAAAGAGAAGGATCGTCGTCCCGCCGCACTTGGGCTACGGGGAGAACGGAGCCG GCAACAAGATCCCCGGCTCAGCCGTGCTTATCTTCGACATCCACGTCATTGACTTCCACAACCCCCTGGATGCGGTGGAAATCGAGACCCTCTCCCGGCCCGAGGGCTGCAACGTCACCACCCAGGATCGCGACTACGTCCGCTACCACTACAACTGCTCGCTGCTGGATGGCACCAAGCTCTTCTCCTC CCACGACTACAACCACCCGCAGGAGGCGACGCTGGGGACCAGCAAAGTGATCGACGGCCTGAACACCGGCCTGCTGAACATGTGCGTGGGGGAGAAACGGGTGATCGTCATCCCCCCGCACCTGGGGCACGGAGAGAAcggag CCCGGGGCGTGCCAGGCAGTGCTGTGCTCCGGTTCGAGGTGGAGCTGCTCTCCAGGGAGGAAGGAGTCCCAGAAGGCTACCTGTTTATCTGGCACGGGGACCCACCCGCAAACCTGTACGAGGACATGGACCTGAACAAGGATGGCGAGATCCCCCCCGAAGAG ttcTCCACTTTCATCAAGGCCCAGCTCACCGAGGGGAAGGGACGGCTCATGCCCAGCTCCGACCCGGAGACCGTCATCGCCGACATGTTTCAGAACCAGGACCGGAACCAGGATGGGAAAATCACCGCGGAGGAGCTGAAGCTGAAATCGGATGAAGATCAGGAGAGAATCCACGAGGAGCTCTGA
- the NT5C3B gene encoding 7-methylguanosine phosphate-specific 5'-nucleotidase isoform X3: MKNPEHVQRVISALRKEGTDKLQVISDFDMTLSRFGFNGRRCPTSHNILDNSRVISEEGRKKLKDLLHYYYPIEIDPNRTMEEKRPLMVEWWTRAHDVLLQQKILKSDIAKIVRESEVMLRDGVNTFFDQLHQHNIPLFIFSAGVGDVLEEVLRQAEVFYPNINVVSNYMDFDDKGVLRQFKGPLIHTYNKNNAVLEKTEHFQLLSSSANVILLGDSMGDLSMADGVANVENILTIGFLNDKVDERRGKYRDAYDIVLEKDETLDVVNGILCYILGDLN, encoded by the exons ATGAAGAATCCCGAGCACGTGCAGCGCGTAATCTCGGCGCTCAGGAAAGAGGGAACAGACAAACTACAG GTCATTTCGGACTTCGACATGACTCTCAGCAGGTTTGGATTTAACGGGCGACGATGCCCCACGTCGCACA ATATCCTAGATAACAGCCGAGTCATTAGCGAAGAAGGCAGGAAAAAG TTAAAAGATCTACTGCACTATTACTATCCAATTGAAATTGACCCCAACCGGACCATGGAAGAAAAACGTCCCCTCATGGTGGAATG GTGGACCAGAGCCCACGACGTCTTGTTGCAACAGAAGATTTTGAAAAGTGACATAGCCAAGATCGTCAGAGAATCCGAGGTGATGCTCag GGACGGAGTCAACACCTTCTTTGACCAACTCCACCAGCACAACATCCCCCTGTTCATCTTCTCGGCCGGCGTGGGCGACGTCCTGGAGGAGGTCCTCCGGCAGGCCGAGGTGTTCTACCCAAACATCAACGTGGTGTCCAACTACATGGACTTCGATGACAAG GGCGTCCTGAgacaatttaaagggccgctgATCCACACCTACAACAAGAACAACGCAGTCCTGGAGAAGACGGAACATTTCCAGCTGCTGAGCAGCAGCGCCAACGTCATCCTGCTGGGGGACTCCATGGGAGACCTGAGCATGGCGGACGGGGTCGCCAACGTGGAGAACATCCTCACAATCGGATTCCTGAACGACAAG GTGGACGAGCGACGAGGAAAGTACCGGGATGCCTATGACATCGTGCTGGAGAAGGACGAGACTCTGGATGTGGTCAACGGGatcctttgttacatccttggAGACCTGAACTGA